One Nicotiana sylvestris chromosome 12, ASM39365v2, whole genome shotgun sequence genomic window carries:
- the LOC138882809 gene encoding uncharacterized protein, whose amino-acid sequence MVLTEDSGSSASADSPAPIMAKIDHLHPYYLHASDSPGMALVFSAFDGTGYGSWRKSILVSLSAKNKLGFIDGTLVKPKENSEFLICGQGLEKRYGQSNLAQLFDLQKQIMETVQGSNNIATYFNNMKGIWDEIDLLDSRVVCSCVDCKCGAVEKNSALEERQKLVQFLMGLNETYTACRGNIMMMNPSPDIDRAYFLLLQEERQRSIQPMGILPTNSISFSVTRQSSNLGQGNQRFNMQQGSFYSTSKLNSYQDNRRNNSSCKYCKKTGHTIEKCLSFKDIPQIFNREDLRTTNQGRMIKVTHVGRSCIHPDLTLNRGPSLRRPLDPGRVKDGLYLLQTFHPMSGTHLQTNQTISFPVNNCHQSVCTLFSNSEFSCGTLWHGNLDLPFEQQRQCFHYSQILYCHGERQFDTNIKVIRSDNALELGSGSTAAAYFQSKGIIHQTSCVATPQQNGIIERKHKHLLETCRALLFQSKVPTIYWGECLLTATFLINRYPTKLLHHKTPYEILFGKSPNYNILKCFGCLCFASTLSHQRGKLDPRAIVCVFLGYPFGKKGYKLLNLQTNHVFISRNVVFHESIFPFSVLPSTS is encoded by the exons ATGGTTTTGACTGAAGATTCTGGTTCCAGTGCTTCCGCTGATTCTCCTGCTCCAATAATGGCGAAAATTGATCATCTTCATCCCTATTATCTTCATGCATCCGATTCGCCAGGTATGGCCTTGGTGTTTTCTGCTTTCGATGGGACTGGTTATGGATCATGGAGGAAATCTATTCTAGTCTCCTTATCTGCTAAAAACAAACTTGGATTCATAGATGGGACGTTAGTTAAACCAAAGGAAAATTCTGAGTTTTTAATCTGTGGACAAGGT CTTGAGAAGAGATATGGACAATCTAATCTAGCGCAATTATTTGATCTACAAAAACAAATAATGGAAACTGTACAAGGTTCAAACAATATTGCAACATATTTCAACAATATGAAAGGCATATGGGATGAGATTGATCTACTTGATTCTAGAGTTGTATGCAGTTGTGTTGATTGTAAGTGTGGGGCTGTAGAGAAAAACAGTGCACTTGAAGAAAGGCAGAAATTAGTGCAATTCTTAATGGGTCTTAATGAGACATATACTGCATGTAGAGGCAATATAATGATGATGAATCCCTCACCTGATATTGATCGAGCTTATTTTCTGTTACTACAAGAGGAAAGACAAAGAAGTATACAACCTATGGGGATTTTACCTACAAACTCTATCTCTTTCTCTGTTACTAGACAGTCATCCAATTTAGGGCAAGGCAAtcagagattcaatatgcaaCAAGGATCATTTTACAGTACTTCAAAGCTCAATTCCTATCAGGACAATCGGAGAAATAATTCAAGCTGCAAATACTGCAAGAAGACAGGACATACTATAGAAAAATGCTTAAGCTTCAAGGATATCCCACAAATTTTCAACAGGGAGGATTTAAGAACAACAAACCAAGGGAGAAT GATTAAAGTCACACATGTTGGACGATCTTGTATCCATCCCGATCTCACTCTTAACAGA GGCCCTTCCTTGAGGAGGCCTCTGGATCCTGGTAGAGTGAAGGATGGACTCTATCTGCTGCAGACCTTTCATCCCATGTCTGGAACTCACCTGCAAACAAACCAAACAATTTCATTTCCTGTTAATAATTGTCATCAGTCTGTTTGCACCCTGTTTTCTAATTCTGAATTTTCTTGTGGAACTTTATGGCAT GGGAACTTGGACCTACCTTTTGAGCAACAACGACAATGCTTTCACTATTCTCAAATCCTTTATTGCCATGGTGAAAGACAATTTGACACCAACATTAAAGTCATTCGATCTGATAATGCCTTAGAACTAGGGAGTGGTTCTACTGCTGCTGCTTATTTTCAGTCTAAAGGGATCATTCACCAAACTAGTTGTGTAGccacccctcaacaaaatggtatAATTGAGAGGAAACACAAACACCTACTTGAAACCTGTAGAGCCTTGCTATTTCAATCCAAAGTTCCTACCATTTATTGGGGTGAATGCCTCTTAACTGCCACCTTTCTTATTAACAGATATCCTACCAAATTGCTTCACCACAAGACACCTTATGAAATTCTTTTTGGCAAATCTCCTAACTATAATATACTTAAGTGTTTTGGTTGCCTTTGTTTTGCCTCTACTTTGTCTCATCAAAGAGGAAAACTTGATCCTAGGGCTATTGTCTGTGTATTTCTTGGTTACCCTTTTGGGAAGAAAGGCTATAAGCTCCTAAACTTGCAAACTAACCATGTTTTTATTTCTAGAAATGTTGTGTTTCATGAatccatttttcctttttctgtttTGCCTTCTACTTCTTAA